ACGGCGAATGCAACGCCATCCTGCTGCCCCATGTGTGCGAATACAACCGCATCTCCAGCCGCCGTCGCTTTGGCCGCATTGCCCAGCTCCTGGGCGAACTCACCCAGGGCATCAGCGCTGACGAAGCCTCGCGCAAAGCCATCACCGCCATCAACATCCTGTCCAAGGACGTGGGTATCCCTGATGGCCTGGTCGCCCTTGGCAAGAAGTATGGCAAGGAAGTACGCGAAGCCGATATTCCCACCATGACCGCCAACGCCCAGAAGGACGCATGCGGCCTTACCAACCCCCGCTCCATGACGGATGCGGCTGTGGCGGCTATCTACAAGGCGGCCCTGTAATACAGTGTCCTCCAGAATGTAGGCCGTTTGCCTGATGCCCCCCGGTGGGACAGGCCTGTGGCAGACATCGCGGTATGAAAAACGGCGCGGGCTTTCCGCGCCGTTTTTCTTGCTTTTTGCGTTGTGGTTTACGCCCCGCCCCGCTCCGTGTGCCGTGTTTCAGCTCCGCGTATCTGACAGCGGTATGAAATGAAAAACTGCGTGGCTTTGCTCCATAACAAAAAAAAGCGGCATGGAATCCATGCCGCTTTTTGCGTGTTAAGGCAGCCCATGCCCGAGGGGCAGAGGCTCAGGGACGGATGACTTTGTCTGCCAGGTCAAGGCTGGTGACAATATCAAGCATGTTTGAGGTATCGCCCACTTGCTTGGCTTCCAGCAGGCTAAAGTGCGCAAGGCAGGTGCCGCATACAAGCACAGAAACGCCATCGGCTGCCATCTTTTTCAGGGCGTCCAGCGCAGGGCCAGGGTGGGATGCCAGTTTGACGCCGCCGTTGATCAGCACAATACGCCACAGGCGAGGGCCAAGCTCCGGCAGGGTTGCCACAAAATTGCCCATAAGTTTTGCGCCCAACCCGTCATCGCCACGGCCAATGGTCTCAGTGGTGATGAGTACCAGCGTCCGGTTGGTTTCGCCCCGCGGGCGGGAAGCTTCCGTAGCCTGCTGCGGGGCGGATGCCGCAGATTCACCAGCACTTGCCGTGATGCGCCAGCAGTCGGGGCCTTCCTGGCTGGCGGCAACAGTAAA
The window above is part of the Desulfovibrio desulfuricans DSM 642 genome. Proteins encoded here:
- the yedF gene encoding sulfurtransferase-like selenium metabolism protein YedF, coding for MEQFDCRGLACPQPVMRTRDALAAGTNALEVLVDNEPARENVRRFLEGRGFTVAASQEGPDCWRITASAGESAASAPQQATEASRPRGETNRTLVLITTETIGRGDDGLGAKLMGNFVATLPELGPRLWRIVLINGGVKLASHPGPALDALKKMAADGVSVLVCGTCLAHFSLLEAKQVGDTSNMLDIVTSLDLADKVIRP